One Solanum lycopersicum chromosome 4, SLM_r2.1 DNA window includes the following coding sequences:
- the LOC101252076 gene encoding uncharacterized protein isoform X2: protein MMSSSKCRFLFKNGLVPKLGEYPSVTTLLEAHQGAYTTTRTHSGGSLLLFWERHMSRLSDSLKILLNSNPELLFNSETCRVPFSLVSTKPTMWDSLVQSLVDDSMKKALPLVLDKRTSGEELAITCLVSGHVDSLEELEEKFSTAFDVYVHVGSYVPPLFGIHENAAHLAVVGRGRRVANAKYSDWVRQRKQLEKLRPPSVNELLLSNNGDQILEGCLTNFFVVCHKDVNGDNHKSTVSIELQTAPIRDGVLPGVVRQVILDICSRNKIPVREIAPAWSERETWSEAFITSSLRLLQHVEVIQAPSSWGSLDTQTWTDVSWEEKRFENAPGRITAFIQKEVMEMASTEGYPVSLFNDR, encoded by the exons ATGATGAGTAGCAGCAAGTGCAGATTTCTCTTCAAAAATGGGTTGGTTCCTAAATTGGGAGAATACCCATCAGTAACAACCTTACTTGAAGCCCACCAAG GTGCATATACAACAACTAGAACTCACAGTGGTGGTTCACTGTTGTTGTTTTGGGAAAGGCATATGAGCAGACTCTCTGATTCTCTAAAAATTCTCTTGAACTCTAACCCAGAACTTTTATTCAATTCAGAAACATGTAGAGTCCCTTTTTCCTTAGTATCAACAAAACCAACCATGTGGGATTCATTGGTTCAATCTCTTGTGGATGATTCAATGAAAAAAGCTCTGCCTCTTGTATTGGACAAAAGAACAAGTGGGGAGGAATTGGCCATTACATGTCTTGTCAGTGGACATGTTGATAGTTTGGAGGAACTTGAGGAAAAGTTTTCTACAGcttttgatgtttatgtccATGTTGGTTCCTATGTTCCTCCGCTCTTTGGTATTCACGAAAATGCAGCACATTTGGCAGTTGTAGGTCGTGGTAGACGCGTTGCAAATGCCAAATACTCAGATTGGGTTAG GCAAAGGAAACAATTGGAGAAGCTGAGGCCACCTTCTGTCAACGAGCTCCTGTTGTCAAACAATGGCGATCAGATCTTAGAGGGTtgtttgactaatttttttgttgtttgccACAAG GATGTTAATGGTGATAATCACAAGTCTACAGTTTCAATTGAATTGCAGACTGCCCCTATAAGAGATGGTGTCCTTCCAGGCGTTGTACGCCAAGTAATTCTTGA CATATGCTCAAGAAACAAAATCCCAGTCAGAGAAATTGCACCTGCATGGTCAGAGCGTGAAACGTGGTCAGAAGCATTCATTACAA GTAGCTTGAGGCTATTGCAGCATGTGGAAGTTATTCAAGCTCCTAGTTCGTGGGGATCACTTGATACACAAACTTGGACTGACGTATCTTGGGAGGAGAAGCGATTTGAG AATGCTCCTGGACGGATCACTGCATTCATCCAG AAGGAGGTCATGGAAATGGCAAGCACGGAAGGGTATCCAGTTTCTCTATTTAATGACCGGTAG
- the LOC101252076 gene encoding uncharacterized protein isoform X1, producing MMSSSKCRFLFKNGLVPKLGEYPSVTTLLEAHQGAYTTTRTHSGGSLLLFWERHMSRLSDSLKILLNSNPELLFNSETCRVPFSLVSTKPTMWDSLVQSLVDDSMKKALPLVLDKRTSGEELAITCLVSGHVDSLEELEEKFSTAFDVYVHVGSYVPPLFGIHENAAHLAVVGRGRRVANAKYSDWVRSCSDGRQRKQLEKLRPPSVNELLLSNNGDQILEGCLTNFFVVCHKDVNGDNHKSTVSIELQTAPIRDGVLPGVVRQVILDICSRNKIPVREIAPAWSERETWSEAFITSSLRLLQHVEVIQAPSSWGSLDTQTWTDVSWEEKRFENAPGRITAFIQKEVMEMASTEGYPVSLFNDR from the exons ATGATGAGTAGCAGCAAGTGCAGATTTCTCTTCAAAAATGGGTTGGTTCCTAAATTGGGAGAATACCCATCAGTAACAACCTTACTTGAAGCCCACCAAG GTGCATATACAACAACTAGAACTCACAGTGGTGGTTCACTGTTGTTGTTTTGGGAAAGGCATATGAGCAGACTCTCTGATTCTCTAAAAATTCTCTTGAACTCTAACCCAGAACTTTTATTCAATTCAGAAACATGTAGAGTCCCTTTTTCCTTAGTATCAACAAAACCAACCATGTGGGATTCATTGGTTCAATCTCTTGTGGATGATTCAATGAAAAAAGCTCTGCCTCTTGTATTGGACAAAAGAACAAGTGGGGAGGAATTGGCCATTACATGTCTTGTCAGTGGACATGTTGATAGTTTGGAGGAACTTGAGGAAAAGTTTTCTACAGcttttgatgtttatgtccATGTTGGTTCCTATGTTCCTCCGCTCTTTGGTATTCACGAAAATGCAGCACATTTGGCAGTTGTAGGTCGTGGTAGACGCGTTGCAAATGCCAAATACTCAGATTGGGTTAG GAGTTGCTCCGATG GTAGGCAAAGGAAACAATTGGAGAAGCTGAGGCCACCTTCTGTCAACGAGCTCCTGTTGTCAAACAATGGCGATCAGATCTTAGAGGGTtgtttgactaatttttttgttgtttgccACAAG GATGTTAATGGTGATAATCACAAGTCTACAGTTTCAATTGAATTGCAGACTGCCCCTATAAGAGATGGTGTCCTTCCAGGCGTTGTACGCCAAGTAATTCTTGA CATATGCTCAAGAAACAAAATCCCAGTCAGAGAAATTGCACCTGCATGGTCAGAGCGTGAAACGTGGTCAGAAGCATTCATTACAA GTAGCTTGAGGCTATTGCAGCATGTGGAAGTTATTCAAGCTCCTAGTTCGTGGGGATCACTTGATACACAAACTTGGACTGACGTATCTTGGGAGGAGAAGCGATTTGAG AATGCTCCTGGACGGATCACTGCATTCATCCAG AAGGAGGTCATGGAAATGGCAAGCACGGAAGGGTATCCAGTTTCTCTATTTAATGACCGGTAG
- the LOC101251575 gene encoding nuclear transcription factor Y subunit B-10-like, translating to MAEPASPGGGGGSHESGGDPSPQSNLREQDRYLPIANIGRIMKKALPANGKIAKDSKDTVQECVSEFISFITSEASDKCQKEKRKTINGDDLLSALATLGFEDYIEPLKVYLTRYREGDAKGSARVGDASVRKDVVGCQLGSNTQFMYEGSFAQGLDYGNSQL from the exons ATGGCGGAGCCGGCAAGTCCAGGAGGCGGCGGCGGAAGCCATGAGAGTGGCGGTGACCCGAGTCCTCAGTCCAACTTGCGAGAACAGGATAGGTACCTACCGATCGCTAATATTGGACGCATAATGAAGAAGGCATTGCCTGCTAATGGGAAGATCGCTAAGGATTCTAAAGACACGGTTCAGGAATGCGTATCTGAGTTCATCAGTTTTATTACTAGCGA agCTAGTGACAAGTGTCagaaagagaagagaaagaCGATCAACGGAGATGATTTACTATCAGCCCTGGCTACCTTGGGATTTGAGGACTACATTGAACCACTGAAGGTCTATTTGACTCGATACAGAGAG GGAGATGCCAAGGGATCTGCAAGGGTTGGTGATGCATCTGTTAGAAAAGATGTAGTTGGATGTCAGCTTGGGTCCAATACGCAG TTCATGTATGAAGGTTCTTTTGCACAAGGCTTAGACTATGGAAACTCCCAATTATGA